A section of the Neofelis nebulosa isolate mNeoNeb1 chromosome 12, mNeoNeb1.pri, whole genome shotgun sequence genome encodes:
- the ZBTB6 gene encoding zinc finger and BTB domain-containing protein 6 isoform X1, whose protein sequence is MIVTMAAESDVLHFQFEQQGDVVLQKMNLLRQQNLFCDVSIYINDTEFQGHKVILAACSTFMRDQFLLTQSKHVRITILQSAEVGRKLLLSCYTGALEVKRKELLKYLTAASYLQMVHIVEKCTEALSKYLEIDLSMKNNNQHTDLCQSSDPDVKNEEENSDKDCEIIEISEDSPINVDFHVKEEESNVLQSTAELTSERKEMKSPELSSVDIGFKDNEICILHVESISTAGVENEQFSQPCTSSKATMYFSETQHSLINSTVESRVAEVPGNQDQSLFCENTEGSHGTVNEIQNLEDAYSLRHQCPRCPRGFLHVENYLRHLKMHKLFLCLQCGKTFTQKKNLNRHIRGHMGIRPFQCTVCLKTFTAKSTLQDHLNIHSGDRPYKCHCCDMDFKHKSALKKHLTSVHGRSSSEKLPRHDLKRQNLL, encoded by the exons ATG aTTGTGACCATGGCTGCTGAATCCGATGTCCTGCATTTCCAGTTTGAACAGCAAGGAGATGTAGTCTTGCAGAAAATGAATCTCTTGAGACAGCAGAATTTATTTTGTGATGTGTCAATTTATATTAATGACACCGAGTTCCAGGGGCACAAGGTGATTTTAGCTGCTTGCTCCACTTTCATGAGAGATCAGTTTTTACTTACGCAGTCAAAACATGTCAGAATCACCATCTTGCAGAGTGCAGAAGTTGGCAGAAAACTGTTGCTGTCTTGCTATACAGGAGCACTTGAAGTTAAAAGGAAAGAGCTTTTGAAATATTTGACTGCTGCTAGTTACCTGCAGATGGTTCACATTGTGGAAAAGTGCACAGAAGCTTTGTCAAAGTATCTGGAAATTGATCTTTCTATGAAAAATAACAATCAGCATACTGACCTGTGTCAGTCCTCTGATCCAGatgttaaaaatgaagaagaaaattcagATAAAGACTGTGAGATAATTGAAATTTCAGAAGACAGTCCCATAAACGTAGATTTTCatgtaaaagaagaagaaagcaatgtTTTACAGTCTACAGCAGAGTTGAcatcagagaggaaggaaatgaagtcaCCAGAGCTGTCTTCAGTAGATATTGGTTTTAAAGATAATGAAATTTGTATCCTCCATGTGGAATCTATCAGTACTGCCGGTGTAGAAAATGAGCAGTTTTCACAGCCTTGTACCTCTTCAAAAGCAACCATGTATTTCTCTGAAACACAGCATTCACTGATCAATTCTACAGTTGAGAGCAGAGTGGCAGAAGTTCCTGGGAATCAAGATCAGAGCTTATTCTGTGAGAATACTGAAGGAAGTCATGGTACAGTGAATGAGATTCAGAACCTGGAGGATGCTTATTCACTGAGGCACCAGTGCCCCAGGTGTCCCCGAGGATTTCTTCACGTTGAAAACTATCTGCGCCACCTTAAGATGCATAAACTGTTCTTGTGCTTACAGTGCGGGAAAACATttacacagaagaaaaatctcaaccgGCACATTCGAGGGCACATGGGCATACGGCCCTTTCAGTGCACTGTGTGCTTGAAGACCTTTACTGCCAAAAGCACACTTCAGGACCACTTGAACATACACAGTGGAGATCGCCCATACAAATGCCACTGTTGTGACATGGATTTCAAACACAAATCTGCCCTCAAAAAGCACTTAACCTCTGTCCATGGCAGAAGTAGTAGTGAAAAACTACCCAGGCATGATCTCAAAAGGCAAAATCTACTATAA
- the ZBTB26 gene encoding zinc finger and BTB domain-containing protein 26 has translation MSERSDLLHFKFENYGDSMLQKMNKLREENKFCDVTVLIDDIEVQGHKIVFAAGSPFLRDQFLLNDSREVKISILQSSEVGRQLLLSCYSGVLEFPEMELVNYLTAASFLQMSHIVERCTQALWKFIKPKQPMDSKEGCEPQSASPQSKEQQGDARGSPKQDSPCIHPSEDSMDMEDSDIQIVKVESIGDVSEVRSKKDQNQFISSEPTALHSSEPQHSLINSTVENRVSEIEQNHLHNYALSYAGSDNIIMASKDVFGPNIRGVDKGLQWHHQCPKCTRVFRHLENYANHLKMHKLFMCLLCGKTFTQKGNLHRHMRVHAGIKPFQCKICGKTFSQKCSLQDHLNLHSGDKPHKCNYCDMVFAHKPVLRKHLKQLHGKNSFDNANERNVQDLTVDFDSFACTTVSDSKGCQPQPDATQVLDAGKLAQAVLNLRNDSTCVN, from the coding sequence ATGTCTGAAAGATCAGATCTCCTTCACTTCAAGTTTGAAAATTATGGAGATTCAATGttacaaaaaatgaacaaattaagagaagagaataaattttGTGATGTTACAGTTCTCATAGATGATATTGAGGTACAGGGGCATAAAATTGTGTTTGCTGCAGGTTCCCCCTTCTTAAGAGACCAGTTTTTACTGAATGATTCCAGAGAGGTGAAAATCTCCATATTGCAGAGTTCCGAAGTGGGGAGACAATTGCTCTTATCCTGTTATAGTGGTGTGCTGGAATTCCCTGAAATGGAACTGGTCAATTACTTGACTGCTGCAAGTTTTCTTCAGATGAGCCACATTGTAGAACGGTGCACACAGGCCTTGTGGAAGTTTATAAAGCCAAAACAACCAATGGATAGTAAAGAGGGATGTGAACCACAGAGTGCTTCTCCCCAGTCAAAAGAACAGCAGGGAGATGCCAGAGGCTCCCCAAAACAGGATTCACCTTGTATTCATCCATCTGAAGACAGTATGGATATGGAGGACAGTGATATTCAGATTGTTAAGGTAGAATCTATTGGGGATGTATCTGAGGTTAGAAGTAAAAAAGATCAGAACCAGTTTATTTCTTCTGAACCCACTGCTTTACATTCATCAGAGCCCCAGCATTCCCTGATAAATtcaactgtggaaaacagagtAAGTGAAATAGAACAAAACCATCTCCACAATTATGCCCTCTCTTACGCAGGCAGTGATAATATCATCATGGCCTCAAAAGATGTCTTTGGGCCTAATATTCGAGGTGTAGACAAAGGCCTACAGTGGCATCACCAGTGCCCAAAGTGTACCAGGGTGTTTCGTCACCTGGAGAACTAcgccaaccatttaaaaatgcacaaactCTTTATGTGTCTACTCTGCGGCAAGACTTTTACTCAGAAAGGCAACCTTCATCGACACATGCGTGTGCATGCCGGCATTAAACCTTTCCAGTGTAAGATCTGTGGGAAAACCTTTTCTCAGAAGTGTTCCTTACAGGATCATCTTAACCTTCACAGTGGAGATAAGCCCCATAAGTGTAACTATTGTGACATGGTTTTTGCACATAAGCCAGTTTTGAGGAAACATCTTAAACAGCTGCATGGCAAAAACAGTTTTGATAATGCCAATGAAAGAAATGTGCAAGACCTCACAGTGGAttttgattcttttgcatgtacaACAGTCTCAGACTCTAAAGGGTGTCAGCCACAGCCTGATGCAACACAGGTCCTGGATGCAGGTAAACTGGCCCAAGCTGTCTTGAACTTAAGAAACGATAGTACTTGTGTGAATTGA
- the ZBTB6 gene encoding zinc finger and BTB domain-containing protein 6 isoform X2: MAAESDVLHFQFEQQGDVVLQKMNLLRQQNLFCDVSIYINDTEFQGHKVILAACSTFMRDQFLLTQSKHVRITILQSAEVGRKLLLSCYTGALEVKRKELLKYLTAASYLQMVHIVEKCTEALSKYLEIDLSMKNNNQHTDLCQSSDPDVKNEEENSDKDCEIIEISEDSPINVDFHVKEEESNVLQSTAELTSERKEMKSPELSSVDIGFKDNEICILHVESISTAGVENEQFSQPCTSSKATMYFSETQHSLINSTVESRVAEVPGNQDQSLFCENTEGSHGTVNEIQNLEDAYSLRHQCPRCPRGFLHVENYLRHLKMHKLFLCLQCGKTFTQKKNLNRHIRGHMGIRPFQCTVCLKTFTAKSTLQDHLNIHSGDRPYKCHCCDMDFKHKSALKKHLTSVHGRSSSEKLPRHDLKRQNLL; encoded by the coding sequence ATGGCTGCTGAATCCGATGTCCTGCATTTCCAGTTTGAACAGCAAGGAGATGTAGTCTTGCAGAAAATGAATCTCTTGAGACAGCAGAATTTATTTTGTGATGTGTCAATTTATATTAATGACACCGAGTTCCAGGGGCACAAGGTGATTTTAGCTGCTTGCTCCACTTTCATGAGAGATCAGTTTTTACTTACGCAGTCAAAACATGTCAGAATCACCATCTTGCAGAGTGCAGAAGTTGGCAGAAAACTGTTGCTGTCTTGCTATACAGGAGCACTTGAAGTTAAAAGGAAAGAGCTTTTGAAATATTTGACTGCTGCTAGTTACCTGCAGATGGTTCACATTGTGGAAAAGTGCACAGAAGCTTTGTCAAAGTATCTGGAAATTGATCTTTCTATGAAAAATAACAATCAGCATACTGACCTGTGTCAGTCCTCTGATCCAGatgttaaaaatgaagaagaaaattcagATAAAGACTGTGAGATAATTGAAATTTCAGAAGACAGTCCCATAAACGTAGATTTTCatgtaaaagaagaagaaagcaatgtTTTACAGTCTACAGCAGAGTTGAcatcagagaggaaggaaatgaagtcaCCAGAGCTGTCTTCAGTAGATATTGGTTTTAAAGATAATGAAATTTGTATCCTCCATGTGGAATCTATCAGTACTGCCGGTGTAGAAAATGAGCAGTTTTCACAGCCTTGTACCTCTTCAAAAGCAACCATGTATTTCTCTGAAACACAGCATTCACTGATCAATTCTACAGTTGAGAGCAGAGTGGCAGAAGTTCCTGGGAATCAAGATCAGAGCTTATTCTGTGAGAATACTGAAGGAAGTCATGGTACAGTGAATGAGATTCAGAACCTGGAGGATGCTTATTCACTGAGGCACCAGTGCCCCAGGTGTCCCCGAGGATTTCTTCACGTTGAAAACTATCTGCGCCACCTTAAGATGCATAAACTGTTCTTGTGCTTACAGTGCGGGAAAACATttacacagaagaaaaatctcaaccgGCACATTCGAGGGCACATGGGCATACGGCCCTTTCAGTGCACTGTGTGCTTGAAGACCTTTACTGCCAAAAGCACACTTCAGGACCACTTGAACATACACAGTGGAGATCGCCCATACAAATGCCACTGTTGTGACATGGATTTCAAACACAAATCTGCCCTCAAAAAGCACTTAACCTCTGTCCATGGCAGAAGTAGTAGTGAAAAACTACCCAGGCATGATCTCAAAAGGCAAAATCTACTATAA